The following is a genomic window from Roseovarius sp. M141.
ACCATCAGCCAGCCCAGCCAGACATCCCAGCCGAGGATCGTGACGTTTCCGATGGTGGGGTGCTCCTGCAGGATCAGAGCACTGGTCGCGTCATAGAGCAGGAATCCTCCCATGGCGGTCAGCGCGCCAGCAGCCAGAAGAAAAGCCAGCGACCCGACACGGTGAAATCCGAAAGGATATTGCTCGGTCGCGGGCTTGTTCTCAAACTTTCGCGCCAGCAGGAACAGGATGGGCGGCAGCAGACTGAGCGTGTCTTCGATCCACGCTGCCTTCATTGCCTGGCTGGATCCCATCGCAAAATACATCACCGCAATGATGGTCAGCAGCCAGAAAATTGACCACCACTCCAGTCTGGCGGCACGGCGCAGCTTTCGCTTGATTTCGTCGGGAAGGTCGTGGCTCATTCGACCATCCCCCGGATTGCGCGGTTTACCGTAATCAGAAACCTGTTTTCGCCCTTGCGAATGGCCAAAGCCCGGTCTTCTGTTTCATTTCCAAGTGTTACGCGGCCCAGCGGATTGCTCAGCGCGACGTCGGCGGCAAAGGGTGTATTGGCTGGAATACGTCCGGCGATAATGTGTAACTTCCCGTTTTCCAACTGCACAAAAAGCGTGTGCGGATCACCTGTCACGAGTTCTGTCTCTGCTTGCATGGCACTGGCAATCCGCGCGACTGCATCGCTATCCGCCTGGTCGAGTGGTTCTACCAACGCCCCGACTCTGAGGATACCACCCGTCACTTCCTCTGTCGTTCCTTCCGGATCATCCGGGACTTTACAAGCAATTAACAGGGACATGGCCAGCACTGCCATGAGGGTGCGCCAGGATTGCGAAGAGATAGCTGTTGCGCGCATGGATGTTCCTGCAAATCCGGCCCCGTCGCCGATGAAATACACTTCCTTTCTAAACCAAACGTTTGAAAATAGGTTCCGAGTCTAAAAATGTGGAACGCTTGTCGTTTCAAATCTATATCTTCATTATCCCGTCTTTGAACATGGCGGCGCACCCGCAAGGAGAGGACCGACATGGCACCGCGCGCACTCTGGAAAGGACAGCTTCGCCTGTCGCTCGTCTCCATCCCGGTCGAGATTTTTTCGGCCACCAAATCGGGCGCGCGGGTGTCGTTCCGCCAGATTCACAAACCGTCGGGCAAGCGCATCCGGTATGAAAAATCCGTTCCCGGCATCGGCCCGGTCAAGACCGATGACATCGTCAAGGGCTATGAGGTGGAGGACGACGAATATATCCTGCTCGACCCGGATGAGATCGACGCGATCAAGCTGGAGACGAAAATGACCTTCGAACTGGTGCAATTCGTTGATGCCTGCGAGATTTCGCCGCTTTATTTCGACAAGCCCTATTACATCACCGCCTCGGACGATCTGGCGCAGGATGCCTATCGCGTGGTGCGCGATGCATTGCGGCAAGCTGGCAAGGTTGGTCTCGGGCAAGTCACCATGCGCGGCAAA
Proteins encoded in this region:
- a CDS encoding enoyl-CoA hydratase, with the protein product MRATAISSQSWRTLMAVLAMSLLIACKVPDDPEGTTEEVTGGILRVGALVEPLDQADSDAVARIASAMQAETELVTGDPHTLFVQLENGKLHIIAGRIPANTPFAADVALSNPLGRVTLGNETEDRALAIRKGENRFLITVNRAIRGMVE
- a CDS encoding Ku protein, yielding MAPRALWKGQLRLSLVSIPVEIFSATKSGARVSFRQIHKPSGKRIRYEKSVPGIGPVKTDDIVKGYEVEDDEYILLDPDEIDAIKLETKMTFELVQFVDACEISPLYFDKPYYITASDDLAQDAYRVVRDALRQAGKVGLGQVTMRGKEYLAAVKPCGDGLLMETLHYEGELREADQIFTDIEDEKVDKELLEVATSLIDRKSAPFDAGAYHDKYAEAMQDLLEAKIKNKKTPRVRTDDDDSTGGDNVVDLMSALKQSLKDADGRKKKKPAKKVS